A genome region from Natronobeatus ordinarius includes the following:
- a CDS encoding metal-dependent hydrolase family protein — MIALRGGTVIDATGTRRADVTVEDGRVTAVGTETDAADRELDVDGRYVVPGLIDTHVHLAMDGRPDVSTLRGEQGYAGAYRVTANLETLLEAGVTTVRDLGSWGSMAIDAARAVETGVVDGPRILAAGEAITMTGGHGHWFGREADGPAEVRKAAREQLKRGATTVKCMATGGVLTTGSRTGAPELTREELEAAVGVARAAGVPTAAHAHGVEGIVAATEAGIDSVEHGTFMDADAATRLADNGTYWVPTANALYGIVEHGTGAGIPDEAVAKAEAALDPYADAFEHALEADVPIAMGTDAGTPFNAFADVPTELERLVDHGLSPAAALEAATINGATLLGLEDVGLVEPGYCADLLVLDSNPLEDVTAWQRPEHVVTDGVIVH, encoded by the coding sequence ATGATCGCTCTTCGGGGTGGGACAGTAATCGACGCGACCGGAACACGACGCGCCGACGTCACCGTCGAAGACGGCCGCGTTACGGCCGTCGGCACCGAAACCGACGCAGCCGACCGCGAACTCGACGTCGACGGCCGATACGTGGTTCCAGGGCTCATCGACACGCACGTTCACCTCGCCATGGACGGTCGCCCCGACGTCTCGACGCTCCGGGGGGAACAGGGGTACGCGGGCGCGTACCGGGTCACGGCGAACCTCGAGACGCTGCTCGAGGCCGGCGTCACGACCGTCCGCGATCTCGGCAGCTGGGGATCGATGGCGATCGACGCCGCACGAGCCGTCGAGACCGGGGTCGTCGACGGCCCCCGGATCCTCGCCGCCGGCGAAGCGATTACCATGACCGGCGGCCACGGTCACTGGTTCGGCCGCGAGGCCGACGGCCCAGCCGAGGTCCGAAAAGCCGCTCGCGAACAGCTCAAACGCGGCGCCACCACGGTCAAATGCATGGCCACCGGCGGCGTCCTCACCACCGGCAGCCGAACCGGCGCACCCGAACTCACGCGCGAAGAACTCGAGGCGGCCGTCGGCGTCGCCCGCGCCGCGGGCGTTCCGACGGCCGCACACGCCCACGGGGTCGAGGGGATCGTCGCCGCCACCGAGGCGGGGATCGACAGCGTCGAACACGGGACGTTCATGGACGCCGACGCAGCGACGCGACTGGCCGACAACGGGACGTACTGGGTGCCGACGGCGAACGCCCTCTACGGCATCGTCGAGCACGGCACCGGCGCTGGCATCCCCGACGAGGCCGTCGCGAAAGCCGAAGCCGCGCTCGATCCCTACGCCGACGCCTTCGAACACGCCCTCGAAGCCGACGTCCCGATCGCCATGGGAACCGACGCCGGCACGCCGTTCAACGCCTTCGCCGACGTCCCGACCGAACTCGAACGACTCGTCGACCACGGCCTCTCGCCTGCGGCGGCGCTCGAGGCGGCGACCATCAACGGGGCGACGCTCCTGGGGCTCGAGGACGTCGGCCTCGTCGAACCCGGCTACTGCGCGGACCTGCTCGTCCTCGACTCGAATCCGCTCGAGGACGTGACGGCGTGGCAACGTCCGGAACACGTCGTTACAGACGGCGTGATAGTTCACTGA
- a CDS encoding MBL fold metallo-hydrolase — protein sequence MIANLAQGVHTFTSNAFLVHGERTVLVDTGANFDVVAPLEDRVERLDAVVLTHTHPDHVGNVPAVKDAFDIDVWGYDPAQASVDHAIEDEATVELGDYEYVALHTPGHKDDHLCFYAAEPEILFAGDLIFQNGGFGRTDLPEGDRATLIESIDRVRGRVDSELRELHTGHGPSVTNEPYDHVELAARMARQL from the coding sequence ATGATCGCCAATCTCGCACAGGGTGTCCACACCTTCACGAGCAACGCCTTCCTGGTCCACGGTGAGCGAACGGTGCTGGTCGACACCGGCGCGAACTTCGACGTCGTGGCGCCGCTCGAGGACCGCGTCGAGCGCCTCGACGCCGTCGTGTTGACCCACACCCACCCCGATCACGTGGGGAACGTTCCGGCGGTGAAAGACGCCTTCGACATCGACGTCTGGGGGTACGATCCGGCGCAGGCGAGCGTCGACCACGCGATCGAAGACGAAGCGACGGTCGAACTCGGCGATTACGAGTACGTCGCCTTGCACACGCCCGGTCACAAGGACGACCACCTCTGTTTTTACGCCGCGGAGCCGGAGATCCTCTTTGCGGGCGATCTGATCTTCCAGAACGGCGGCTTCGGCCGAACCGACCTCCCCGAGGGTGACCGCGCGACGCTCATCGAGAGCATCGACCGCGTCCGCGGACGGGTCGACTCCGAGTTGCGAGAGCTCCACACGGGCCACGGGCCGAGCGTCACGAACGAGCCGTACGACCACGTCGAACTCGCGGCCCGGATGGCCCGACAGCTCTGA
- a CDS encoding ABC transporter permease, which produces MSPSPVAQPAVHRGYVRRWLERHALRVSALGTAVVLLVMLYVPVGVVFANAVVEDGVPTLGHFVDVLTDPFYVGALADVVAEPLAIGTHLGSIAGWLAAVSISLSLEYPIPGVKVPVPWLAVETPGVRMGLFGFTAYQAALSTVASVALGIPAAYVLANYEFSGRRTLRSLTILPFVLPGILVAVGFYATFGRAGTLNGLLGLVGLGPYAFIESNPLAIVILAHAFYNAPLVARLTVTAWESVDARTIETARCLGASQRRAFWDVVVPQLVPAVLTGALLTFIFTFMTFPIVLALGGLQLATVEVWIYDRIQRLNYAEAATLAILETILSLGLTYAYLRYESTTAGLARAPSPPPREPLFPDLRTALTPTRLAVVGYGLLALVVFVGPMASLVAGSLTDGSGFTLRHYAFLLERQLEGESFQTRPLPAIRNSVLFGLATLVVAVPMGVVVSVTTVRAGRWGRFVDALAMLPLAVSGIVFGIGLVQGLVFGISLPGGWRFQVTGAVAIVVAHAVAAYPFVTRIVSPSLSTIDPAMIESARALGASRVRALIDVELPLIRGGILAGAAFAFAISIGEFSSTVILASGGESYTMPVAVERYLGRRSGPATAMGTLLLLVTATSFVVIDRVSATADASVRTNENPNADRGHERARKTSEGNEP; this is translated from the coding sequence GTGTCACCGTCACCAGTCGCCCAGCCCGCCGTCCACCGCGGCTACGTCCGGCGGTGGCTCGAGCGCCACGCCCTGCGCGTGTCCGCGCTCGGGACGGCGGTCGTCCTCCTCGTGATGCTCTATGTCCCCGTCGGCGTCGTCTTCGCCAACGCCGTCGTCGAGGACGGTGTGCCAACGCTCGGTCACTTCGTCGACGTCCTGACCGATCCGTTCTACGTCGGCGCCCTCGCCGACGTGGTCGCGGAGCCGCTAGCGATCGGAACGCACCTCGGCTCGATCGCGGGCTGGCTCGCCGCCGTTTCGATCTCGCTATCGCTCGAGTACCCGATTCCCGGCGTGAAGGTCCCGGTTCCGTGGCTCGCCGTCGAGACGCCGGGCGTTCGGATGGGGCTGTTCGGCTTCACCGCCTATCAGGCCGCGCTGTCGACGGTCGCGAGCGTCGCGCTCGGGATTCCGGCTGCGTACGTCCTCGCGAACTACGAGTTCTCCGGCCGGCGAACCCTCCGATCCCTGACGATCCTCCCGTTCGTTCTGCCGGGAATCCTGGTCGCCGTCGGGTTCTACGCCACGTTCGGACGCGCGGGCACCCTCAACGGCCTGCTCGGCCTCGTCGGGCTCGGTCCGTACGCGTTCATCGAGTCGAACCCGCTCGCGATCGTGATCCTCGCACACGCGTTCTACAACGCGCCGCTGGTCGCCCGGCTCACCGTCACCGCCTGGGAGTCCGTCGACGCCAGGACGATCGAGACCGCCAGGTGTCTCGGGGCGAGCCAGCGACGGGCGTTCTGGGACGTCGTCGTTCCACAACTCGTCCCGGCCGTCCTCACCGGCGCCCTGCTGACGTTCATCTTTACGTTCATGACGTTCCCCATCGTGCTCGCCCTCGGCGGGCTGCAACTCGCGACCGTCGAGGTCTGGATCTACGATCGCATCCAGCGGCTGAACTACGCCGAGGCCGCCACGCTCGCGATCCTCGAGACGATCCTCTCGCTGGGGCTGACCTACGCCTACCTCCGCTACGAGTCGACCACCGCCGGCCTCGCTCGAGCGCCGTCGCCACCCCCGAGAGAGCCGTTGTTTCCTGACCTGCGGACGGCGCTCACGCCGACGCGACTCGCCGTCGTCGGCTACGGGCTCCTCGCGCTGGTCGTCTTCGTCGGCCCGATGGCGAGCCTCGTGGCGGGGAGTCTCACCGACGGCTCTGGCTTCACGCTCCGCCACTACGCGTTCTTGCTCGAGCGCCAGCTCGAGGGGGAGTCCTTCCAGACGCGTCCGTTGCCAGCCATCCGAAACTCGGTGCTCTTCGGGCTCGCGACGCTCGTCGTGGCAGTCCCGATGGGCGTCGTCGTCTCGGTAACGACGGTTCGCGCCGGCCGGTGGGGTCGGTTCGTCGACGCGCTCGCGATGCTCCCGCTCGCCGTCAGCGGCATCGTCTTCGGCATCGGGCTCGTGCAGGGGCTGGTCTTCGGGATTTCGCTGCCGGGTGGGTGGCGATTCCAGGTGACGGGAGCGGTCGCGATCGTCGTCGCCCACGCGGTCGCAGCCTACCCGTTCGTGACCCGAATCGTCTCGCCGTCTCTCTCGACCATCGACCCGGCGATGATCGAGTCCGCCCGCGCGCTCGGCGCCTCGCGGGTTCGGGCGCTAATCGACGTCGAACTCCCACTGATCAGGGGCGGAATCCTCGCTGGCGCGGCGTTTGCGTTCGCCATCTCGATCGGCGAGTTCTCGTCGACGGTGATTTTGGCGAGCGGGGGCGAAAGCTACACGATGCCGGTTGCCGTCGAACGCTACCTCGGTCGCCGATCCGGGCCCGCGACCGCGATGGGAACGCTCCTCTTGCTCGTCACCGCGACGAGTTTCGTCGTCATCGACCGCGTCAGTGCGACCGCGGACGCGAGCGTACGGACGAACGAGAACCCGAACGCGGATCGCGGGCACGAACGCGCACGGAAGACCTCGGAGGGGAACGAACCGTGA
- a CDS encoding thiamine ABC transporter substrate-binding protein, which produces MDRRTFVSTLGSGAALGLAGCLSRDDGTEDGGAGETEDDGTLTVVTYSSMIDGTNPAGPWLKEAFEDEHPDAELEWIQLPDQGIAHYVQQANAGQGIDADVYLGLNVDDLVTVDDGLDGGDGGLFRELDFASVERADRVRDGLEMGDPHGRVLPYDTGYICLVYDESEVDEPETLETLTEPAYEDVLVTQNAQTSDPGQAFLLWTIDAFGEGGYLEYWRELGANGVRILDDWTDSYYGAYMEEERPMVVSYSTDQVFASAEGHDLTRHQVAFPDDQGYANPEGMAIFEDATNVALAYDFFDFVLSSAAQAEIAQRNVQFPAVEPEYADLDEAFDRYAHVPPEPVTVGYDDLRENLDGWVDDWAREFASR; this is translated from the coding sequence ATGGACCGACGAACGTTCGTTAGTACGCTCGGCAGCGGCGCGGCGCTTGGCCTCGCCGGCTGTCTCAGTCGCGACGACGGAACCGAGGACGGCGGTGCCGGCGAAACCGAGGACGACGGGACGCTCACCGTCGTCACGTACAGTTCGATGATCGACGGGACGAACCCCGCGGGTCCGTGGCTCAAGGAGGCGTTCGAGGACGAGCACCCGGACGCCGAACTCGAGTGGATACAGCTCCCCGACCAGGGAATCGCCCACTACGTCCAGCAGGCGAACGCGGGCCAGGGGATCGACGCCGACGTCTACCTCGGGCTGAACGTCGACGACCTCGTCACGGTCGACGACGGCCTCGACGGCGGCGACGGCGGGCTGTTCCGCGAACTCGACTTCGCGTCGGTCGAGCGAGCCGACCGCGTCCGCGACGGCCTCGAGATGGGCGATCCGCACGGGCGCGTGCTGCCCTACGACACGGGCTACATCTGCCTCGTCTACGACGAGAGCGAGGTCGACGAACCGGAGACGCTCGAGACGCTGACCGAACCCGCCTACGAGGACGTGCTGGTGACCCAGAACGCGCAGACCTCCGATCCCGGACAGGCGTTCCTCCTGTGGACGATCGACGCCTTCGGCGAGGGAGGCTACCTGGAGTACTGGCGCGAGCTCGGGGCCAACGGCGTCCGGATCCTCGACGACTGGACCGACTCGTACTACGGCGCGTACATGGAAGAAGAGCGCCCGATGGTCGTCTCTTACTCGACCGACCAGGTGTTCGCGAGTGCCGAGGGTCACGACCTGACGCGCCACCAGGTCGCGTTCCCGGACGACCAGGGGTACGCCAACCCCGAGGGCATGGCGATTTTCGAGGACGCCACGAACGTCGCGCTCGCCTACGACTTCTTCGACTTCGTGCTCTCGAGTGCGGCGCAGGCGGAGATCGCCCAGCGGAACGTCCAGTTCCCCGCGGTCGAGCCGGAGTACGCCGACCTGGACGAGGCGTTCGACCGGTACGCCCACGTACCGCCGGAGCCGGTGACGGTCGGTTACGACGACCTCCGCGAGAACCTCGACGGCTGGGTCGACGACTGGGCGCGCGAGTTCGCCAGCCGATAA
- a CDS encoding DUF5827 family protein yields MPVPKDEFEQLYPCDFYTAEDLLEDDQMYTVYEIARLLQELDPDAELDVETEEILLDWAIPWIMTNADDLVVGEPRTDDEPGFYGLKTDPE; encoded by the coding sequence ATGCCAGTGCCGAAAGACGAGTTCGAGCAGTTGTATCCGTGTGACTTCTACACCGCCGAAGACCTGCTCGAGGACGATCAGATGTACACCGTCTACGAGATCGCCCGTCTCCTTCAGGAACTCGACCCGGACGCCGAACTCGACGTGGAGACCGAGGAAATTCTGCTCGACTGGGCGATCCCGTGGATCATGACCAACGCCGACGATCTGGTCGTCGGCGAGCCGCGAACCGACGACGAACCCGGCTTTTACGGGCTGAAAACCGACCCCGAGTGA
- a CDS encoding HalOD1 output domain-containing protein: MATVEALATADGIDPQTLESLYTVVDAEALDRLFAHRARSPGEERTVVSLTAGEKVVCVGDGTDVCVCDSGRDADGDDDAVGDRADGCR, translated from the coding sequence ATGGCGACCGTCGAGGCGCTCGCGACGGCCGACGGCATCGATCCGCAGACACTCGAGTCGTTGTACACGGTCGTCGATGCGGAGGCGCTCGACCGACTGTTCGCCCACCGGGCACGATCGCCCGGCGAGGAGCGGACTGTCGTCTCCCTGACTGCCGGTGAGAAGGTCGTCTGCGTCGGTGACGGCACTGACGTCTGCGTGTGCGATTCCGGCCGAGACGCCGACGGGGACGATGACGCTGTCGGTGACCGAGCAGACGGCTGCCGGTGA
- a CDS encoding DMT family transporter, which produces MDDDTVGVALVILSAIGFGTLGIFGVIAAEEGLSIPTVLALRFGLAAIVVWIVLWLRGRFRLLTGRLLAIAFALGAFGYATQSGLYFLGLEFMTAGMVAIVLYTYPAFVVCIVAIFHPSRVTTVLLVALGLSIGGVALITGADPAGADPRGVAVVLGAALAYSLYIVVSQRALTTVDAELLTAFVLPAAAVSFVVFGAGTGSLALPGSLTAWGVTLAIAILATVIPVLAFFAGIAKIGASRASIISTAEPGVTVALGALVLGEPVTAVTIVGGVLVVTGVILIQREGA; this is translated from the coding sequence ATGGACGACGACACAGTCGGGGTCGCGCTCGTGATCCTTTCTGCGATCGGTTTCGGCACGCTCGGGATCTTCGGCGTGATCGCCGCCGAGGAGGGGCTGTCGATCCCGACGGTGCTTGCGCTCCGATTCGGCCTCGCGGCGATCGTCGTCTGGATCGTCCTCTGGTTGCGGGGCCGGTTTCGCCTCCTCACCGGCCGGCTGCTCGCGATCGCGTTCGCACTCGGCGCGTTCGGCTACGCCACCCAGAGCGGGCTCTACTTCCTCGGCCTCGAGTTCATGACTGCGGGGATGGTCGCCATCGTCCTCTACACCTACCCGGCGTTCGTCGTCTGCATCGTCGCCATCTTCCACCCGAGTCGGGTGACGACGGTGCTCCTCGTCGCCCTCGGGCTCTCGATCGGCGGCGTTGCCCTCATCACCGGCGCCGATCCCGCGGGCGCCGACCCACGGGGCGTCGCCGTCGTCCTCGGCGCCGCGCTCGCGTACTCGCTTTACATCGTCGTGAGCCAGCGGGCGCTGACGACGGTCGACGCCGAGCTCCTCACGGCGTTCGTCCTGCCCGCCGCGGCCGTGAGTTTCGTCGTCTTCGGCGCCGGCACGGGTTCGCTTGCGCTGCCGGGCAGCCTGACTGCGTGGGGCGTCACCCTCGCGATCGCGATCCTCGCCACCGTGATTCCCGTGCTCGCCTTCTTCGCGGGGATCGCGAAAATCGGTGCGAGCCGGGCGAGCATCATCAGCACGGCCGAGCCGGGTGTGACGGTCGCACTCGGTGCACTGGTACTCGGCGAGCCCGTCACGGCCGTGACGATCGTCGGCGGGGTGCTCGTCGTCACCGGCGTAATCCTCATCCAGCGTGAGGGGGCCTGA
- a CDS encoding DMT family transporter: MYGDTTSELEVTPVAALGFAILASSTSAILVRWSHAPSSVVALYRVLFTTLLVAPIAVWRYREDFRRLSMRDLGFAVVAGVALAVHFAAWFESLNHTSVAASVTLVQTQPIFVAAGAALLLSERVNRATVIGIVVAIVGAAAMSFGDAGEAPISDATLYGNSLALLGAITLAAYVLAGRSIRQRVSLFPYVTVVYTACVLTLFVVVGAQGHAYLEYPPREWLLFLAMAVGPGVFGHTVVNWVLEHLESVVVSVAWLGEPIGSTILALVLLKEVPDVITIVGGLVVLAGIYVTTIERERRRPGG; the protein is encoded by the coding sequence GTGTACGGGGACACGACGTCGGAGCTCGAGGTGACGCCCGTCGCCGCGCTCGGGTTCGCCATCCTGGCCTCGAGTACGAGCGCGATCCTCGTCCGCTGGAGTCACGCCCCGAGTTCGGTGGTCGCCCTCTATCGGGTGCTGTTCACGACGTTGCTCGTCGCCCCGATCGCGGTCTGGCGCTACCGCGAGGACTTCCGCCGGCTCTCGATGCGGGACCTGGGGTTCGCCGTCGTCGCGGGCGTCGCGCTCGCGGTGCACTTCGCCGCCTGGTTCGAGAGTCTCAATCACACGAGCGTCGCCGCGAGCGTGACGCTGGTTCAGACCCAGCCCATCTTCGTCGCTGCGGGCGCCGCCCTCCTGCTGAGTGAGCGGGTGAACCGCGCGACCGTGATCGGCATCGTCGTCGCGATCGTCGGGGCGGCGGCGATGTCCTTCGGCGACGCCGGCGAAGCGCCGATCTCCGACGCCACGCTCTACGGCAACTCCCTCGCGCTGCTCGGCGCGATCACCCTCGCCGCCTACGTGCTCGCGGGCCGATCGATCCGCCAGCGCGTCTCGCTGTTCCCGTACGTCACCGTCGTCTACACCGCGTGCGTGCTGACGCTGTTCGTCGTCGTCGGTGCCCAGGGCCACGCCTACCTCGAGTATCCACCTCGAGAGTGGCTACTCTTTCTCGCGATGGCCGTCGGTCCCGGCGTCTTCGGTCACACCGTCGTTAACTGGGTGTTAGAACACCTCGAGTCCGTCGTGGTGAGTGTCGCCTGGCTGGGCGAGCCGATCGGGTCGACGATCCTCGCGCTGGTGTTGCTCAAAGAGGTTCCCGACGTGATCACGATCGTCGGCGGGTTAGTCGTCCTCGCGGGGATCTACGTGACGACGATCGAGCGCGAGCGGCGCCGGCCCGGCGGATGA
- a CDS encoding winged helix-turn-helix domain-containing protein, with product MDGVLWYLLASSRGGETRTRILRVLQERPRNANQLSEELDLDYTTVRHHLDVLMENNVVQKGGDGYGAVYLFTDQVRSNWETVEEILDTVSPEEQ from the coding sequence ATGGATGGTGTGCTCTGGTATTTGCTCGCCAGTTCCCGGGGTGGTGAGACGAGGACTCGGATTCTTCGCGTGCTCCAGGAACGACCGCGCAATGCGAACCAGCTCTCAGAGGAGTTGGACCTCGATTACACGACGGTCCGCCACCACCTTGATGTGTTGATGGAGAACAACGTCGTACAGAAGGGTGGAGACGGCTACGGTGCCGTCTATCTGTTCACCGACCAGGTACGAAGCAACTGGGAAACCGTCGAGGAGATCCTCGACACCGTCAGTCCGGAGGAACAATGA
- a CDS encoding globin-coupled sensor protein, with the protein MGETDPMAVFGQGGLNEHVDPDALLESIGVDEAELEFRKAFIGFDDEDERRLTDLEPLLRDHQDEIAERFYENLTSYDGPLEIMGRSPKGIEPLKQSQRAYLVSLATGEYGETYFRNRARIGKLHELLDMPMKYYVGQYGVYYDLILSTLDERVQQLTVDAIETWLDEELDGGRGSRGFVGQLFGGGDGGSETDGLDESLERAVRTAIHDGMADVLSVLKIMNLDMQIAADTYFESYTRKIDREVDQRRELASRVQQDVRQPIEDLQSASQATAESAQEINDHVVSQAQDMDEIAAEVESLSANVEAVATAAEAVQEAGGEAASLANDGVEQAESALEELTAVEDAAVETTDAVDRLESQMGAIDEVVDRIDQLAERTKVLGTNASVEATRGENAGETLQVIAKEVQSFAAQAQGDLDRIEAEIEEMKRTTDETVEAVDETVSRLSQSTDRIDEAVTDFRTIHDVVEDVSNGVDIVANAVTEQATSAEAINRTVEGAATSADQISSETQTVAVAAEQQSQNLTEIVQNVRRLATVESVERRPIYER; encoded by the coding sequence ATGGGTGAAACTGACCCGATGGCCGTCTTCGGTCAGGGAGGACTGAACGAGCACGTCGATCCCGACGCGCTCCTCGAGTCGATCGGCGTCGATGAGGCTGAACTCGAGTTTCGCAAGGCGTTCATCGGCTTCGACGACGAGGACGAGCGCCGACTCACCGACCTCGAGCCGTTGCTTCGCGACCATCAGGACGAGATCGCCGAGCGGTTTTACGAGAACCTGACGAGCTACGACGGCCCGCTCGAGATCATGGGTCGGTCGCCGAAGGGGATCGAGCCGTTGAAACAGAGCCAGCGGGCCTACCTCGTCTCGCTGGCGACCGGCGAGTACGGCGAGACGTACTTCCGCAACCGGGCGCGAATCGGGAAGCTCCACGAACTGCTCGATATGCCGATGAAGTACTACGTCGGCCAGTACGGCGTCTACTACGACCTGATCCTCTCGACGCTCGACGAGCGCGTCCAGCAACTCACCGTCGACGCCATCGAGACGTGGCTCGACGAGGAGCTGGACGGTGGGCGAGGGTCGCGCGGGTTCGTCGGACAGCTCTTCGGTGGCGGAGACGGGGGTTCAGAAACCGACGGCCTCGACGAGTCGCTCGAGCGAGCCGTCAGGACGGCGATTCACGACGGAATGGCGGACGTCCTCTCGGTGCTGAAGATCATGAACCTCGACATGCAGATCGCCGCGGACACGTACTTCGAGAGCTATACGCGGAAAATCGACCGGGAAGTCGACCAGCGGCGGGAGCTCGCGTCTCGGGTCCAGCAGGACGTTCGCCAGCCGATCGAGGACCTCCAGAGCGCCTCGCAGGCGACGGCCGAGAGCGCCCAGGAGATCAACGATCACGTCGTGAGCCAGGCACAGGACATGGACGAGATCGCCGCCGAGGTCGAGTCGTTGAGCGCGAACGTCGAGGCGGTCGCGACGGCCGCCGAGGCGGTGCAGGAGGCGGGTGGCGAGGCGGCATCGCTGGCGAACGACGGCGTCGAACAGGCCGAGTCGGCGCTCGAGGAACTCACCGCGGTCGAGGACGCCGCCGTGGAGACCACGGACGCCGTCGACCGCCTCGAGTCGCAGATGGGTGCCATCGACGAGGTTGTCGACCGGATCGACCAGCTCGCAGAACGGACGAAGGTGCTCGGCACGAACGCTTCCGTCGAGGCGACCAGGGGTGAGAACGCGGGTGAGACGCTCCAGGTGATCGCGAAGGAGGTCCAGTCGTTCGCCGCACAGGCCCAGGGGGACCTCGACCGGATCGAAGCCGAGATCGAGGAGATGAAACGCACGACCGACGAGACGGTCGAGGCCGTCGACGAGACGGTGAGCCGGCTTTCCCAGAGCACCGACCGGATCGACGAGGCGGTAACCGACTTCAGGACGATTCACGACGTCGTCGAAGACGTCTCGAACGGCGTCGACATCGTCGCGAACGCGGTGACCGAGCAGGCGACCAGCGCCGAAGCGATCAACCGAACGGTCGAGGGAGCCGCGACGAGCGCGGATCAGATCTCGAGTGAGACCCAGACGGTCGCCGTCGCCGCTGAGCAACAGAGCCAGAACCTCACCGAGATCGTCCAGAACGTTCGTCGGCTGGCGACCGTCGAGTCCGTCGAGCGACGGCCGATCTACGAACGGTAG